The Fusarium keratoplasticum isolate Fu6.1 chromosome 4, whole genome shotgun sequence genome contains the following window.
TACAGGACACGCAGGACCCAGGTTCGGTTGGCTTCCCTGGCCGGTCGTGCCGAAAGAAGAAAATATCAGTCGTAAAATCTTCCCGTCATGAATCAAGAGCTGTTCTTGGCGTAGTTCTTCTTGCCAACCGTGAAGGGCACATAGCGGTACTTGATCATGTGCTGGATCTGTTTTCGCACTGCGGGGGGTTAGCATCTTGCTGTAAATAAATGGTAGGTCGAAACTCACTGGTAAGAACGAAGAGGATAATCCAGTACATGACCAACACGGGCCAGAAGACGGGCACGTTGAAGACCTCGAACCAACTGCACACAAaagagatgaggatggctcGGGTGGCCCAGTACCAGAACTTGAACTCGGGGAGTCGTCGAATGAAGGGCTTGAACTCCTCATCCTGCTTGGTGGGGAGAGTGCCCACGGagccatcctccatctcattgTCGATCTCTTCGTTCGAGGGGTCAAACTTGGGCTGCAAGAAGGCCAGGAACAGGTTCAGCAGGTAGATGCCGAGCGCATAGGCAACTATACCATGTTAGTTGTAAGGTTTGGCGTGGAGGGGCTTCCTGGAATGAAGGCGTACCGATGTACCAGCCCTGCGCAAACAGGATTcgaaggaagaagaggaagaggcagacAACGGTGCCGATCCATCGGTAGAGGACAAAGGGGGTCGACTGGTCCAGCAGAGCTTGGTAATGCTATAATCAAAGTGTCAACGGAGTCGCTTGCGCCGTGGGTTCGCCCTCGAGGAGACATACGCGCGCGATCTTGGATGTGTGGACGCTGACAGCCTCGAAAGGGGTCTGCTCAGGCTCTGGCGCATTCATCTTGAACAAGTGTCGATTCGAGTCGCCTCGGTCGATAGAAACAGGAATATCTGTACAGGGTCGTTCAAGTCGAGGAACAAAAGATCAAGCCCTCAGGGATAGAAAACGGCGACTATGACCctgttgaggaagaagaagaattgATGGGAGGATTAAAGTTGCGATGGATGGCGAATCCAAGAGGGCGAGCAGGGGACTTGCAACGTTTGGACTTTTTGGCGATGCAGCCACGTAAGGCCAGTTCTGCTCCCAAATGTTCTACCGGGGGTTTACCGGCGCAGCAAGAACCGTTGGCCGCCGGGTGGCCTCCCTTGGAGCTGGAAAACGAGCCGTCTCATTGGTGATTCAGAGGCTCCGGGGCAAATTAGTTTAGGGGATCTCTTGGAGAAACACCCCTTGCCCCCCACCTGTCATTGGGGCGCAGCCCGTGGTGTAGGTCGCGTTTCGCGAGATGCCACTTTAAGCAATGGATCTCCCTTTTCAAGCCCTGGAGCTTCAAATGGTAGGACGTGTACAACCTGCGTGTTTGGGGTTGACATAAGTTGAGCAGCTTCACTTCTGCCGTTACCATGTCTATGCAATCTTCTACTGTCCACTCTGCTTCACTCTTTGTAGGTTGCGGTTCATGTCAAGTCCTGGTGTTAGTGGAGCTATGAGAGCCAATTCGGCTGCCTAACACATTGCATCATCGCTCTCATGCGTAGAAAAGGAGGTAAATGGATACATCAGTACCCGTAGGTTGAAAAACACCGTCAATGTTCAAAGTCAATGTCCATATTGACTACTCTCCAACTCCATAGCTACTTCGGCTCAATTCACGTGACAGTTCCAAGCCGTCGGCTTTGCCATGGATATGGGCGGCTGTTGTCCATATCCTCGGCTTATTTGCCGACGCTTTCCAGTTGCGTCACAGTGAGCTTAGTTAAGCTCCCTcgtctccagctccaagctTCCAGTATCAACCTCTAGCTATATATCACTCGGCCAATTGTTTCTACTTGAGAGAATTCAAAGGCTTCATTTCTTCACATAGCAGGTTCAATCATACCACTGTTTCTTTTTAACCGCACTTTGCTCTCCCTTTCTTCATTACAACTGTCAAGATGAACGCCCTCCGATGCATGAGACCTGTGGCCGCTCGAGTGCCCTTCCAGCCATCCACTCTTCCCCGAATTGCTCGGGCATACAGCTCAAAGAGCTATGAGTTCATTCAGGTTTCTCAGCCGAAGCCCGGCGTTGGCCAAGGTAAGCCTCTGCTTATAATTGAGGGGTTGCTGCATCAATATCTCATAAACTGACCACCATCAGTGACGTTGAACCGCCCCAAGGCTCTCAACGCTCTGTGCACAcctctcatcaaggagctcaacgaAGCTCTCCTCGACTTCAATGCCGCCAGTGATACTTCAGTCATTATCCTGACCGGTTCCGAGAGGGCCTTTGCTGCCGGTGCTGAtatcaaggagatggcccCGCTCACCTTTGCTGAAGCTTACACCAACTCTTTCATCGAGTCCTGGTCCGACCTCACCAcccaggtcaagaagcccaTTATCGCCGCCGTGTCCGGGCATGCCCTCGGTGGCGGCTGCGAGCTTGCCATGATGTGTGACCTCATCTACTGCACCGAGACCGCCAACTTTGGCCAGCCTGAGATCAAGCTCGGCACCATCCCCGGAGCCGGCGGCAGCCAGCGTCTGACCCGTGCCATCggcaagtccaaggccaTGGAACTCATCCTGACCGGCAAGTCCTTCTCCGGAGCCGACGCGGAGAAGTGGGGTCTCGCCGCCAGGACGTTCCCTACCCACGAGGCCCTGATGGAGGGCACGCTGAAGCTGGCCGAGACCATCGCCGGCTACTCCAAGGTTGCCGTCGTGGCGGCCAAGGAGGTGGTCAACAAGAGCCAGGACCTGCCGCTGAGGGATGGCGTCGAGTACGAGCGCCGAGTGTTCCACAGCCTGTTTGGTAGCCAGGACCAAAAGATTGGCATGAAGGCGTttgccgagaagaagaaggccgagtgGACTCACTCATGAAGAAGACATGGGATGAGAAtatgagatgagatggtggCGATGCTGCTGTAGTTGCTATTGCTGGAGGCTGCTTATGGCTTCCTTGCCTCGCTGCGGCTTACGAAGGAAGCAATCCTCCTCAGAATTAGCCTTGGTAGATGCAATACAGACTCGTTGCAACCGCAGGACGCGAAATATGTTTGTTATGCTTGCAAGTAGTGGAAACAATGGTAAGTTCCGAAAATAGGTGACTCAATCCTGCATAGTTAGGTAGGTAGCGAGAACCAGTCGCAACATAGGCAAGGAAAACATCCATGGTTCATAGACAGATTTCAAGACTTTCATATCCATACAGATATCCATATCTTCTGGGCCCACAAACATCAAACGTGCCAAATGTCTCGGGCTTGATCAAATGTCCGCCCTTGTGACCGGCATCGTATCTTTCAACCACTCGACACCATCTCGCTATTCATGAGGTGGGGGGGAGGCAGTGGTTCCTCCAGGGATGTTGTAAGCGGACATCTGCAGTTGGTGTGAGTgagaaggatggatgggatggaaggCTCCGCATGATGACACGGGAACAGCCACAACCCGCTGTTGGTTCATGGCAATGGCGGGCTAATGGATTACAGTAAGGATGAGGTCAGAGAAGAGTCAACAAAGAGGGAATGGAAAGTAAACAACTGGCTTCCCCATCTTGGGATGCTCTGCGGATAGCCTATCATTGCCTGGTGGACAGCGTGTTGGTTATACGTCAAATGTCTCGCAGGCCTCGCACACGCTCCACAGACATACATGAGGAAATGGAAACTCTCGTCTTCTATGTAGCTGCCCAACCTCTTCCCGCCTTCTTTTTGGTCTTGTACACGctgtaaaaaaaaaattgtGTGTGCCATCGGATGGGATGCCAATGCAGCTATTTCCTCCGCCTTTTCCTCTCTCGTAGCGCCCAtgcccaggcccaggccaggcccCCAAGACCCAAGACCAACCCCCGCCACCCACTAATGGATGACCTCTAATAGTCGGCCCAACGCCCATCCTCGACCGGACTCGTATCCTCAAACATATCTCTGCTGTATTCTTCAGCGGAGGCTCCTCCTGCGTGCGCATCCCATTTTACCCAGAATATGGGCTGTAGTCTATATACCGTGACATGAATGGAGCCTCCACAAGCCGGCCTGGACCTGGAAAAGGAGCTGACGTGCTCGGTATGTCCTTCTCCCCGCCTTTGATCttgcatcaccaccaacccaTCACTAACCTTGTGCAGATCTGCACGGAGCTCCTATACCGACCTTTGACCCTTCTTGACTGCCTTCACACCTTTTGCGGCGCCTGTCTCAAGGAATGGTTCTCCTTTCAAGCCACGACGGCCGAGCGATCGCCAAACCCGCCAGTTCCCGGTGCCAACATCTTTActtgcccatcatgtcgagCCGCCGTTCGAGATACCGCGCACAATGCCACCGTTGTGACGCTCCTGGACATGTACATCGCTGCGAATCCGGATAAGGATCGGTCGGCCgcggagaaggaggagatggccaagaagtACAAGCCTGGCGACCAGGTGCTGCCCAAAGTAAACACCCATAGAACGGCCGAAGAGCGGCGcgcagacgaagaggataGAAGGTTGGTGGACGAGGTTAGAGAGCTGAGTCTGCAGGAATCCGGAATATCATCTGGACCCCCAAGGACACGACGTAGACGTGAGAGTCGCTCTGCGGATGATAGAGGCAGGTCGGGCAGAGATCGGAGCTTGGACAGCCGCCAGCGTCGACCAGGACATCGCCCTCGCACAGACGACGGAGCCCGTCACAGCGCCGACCAGCTGTCCGAGGGTGAACGAAGACATCGACGAAGCGACTCGAGGCAGCGCCAGATTGAGCATCAGTCATCCATCAGGTCGCTCATCAGCTCAGCCGACATGAGCGAGCGAGACATTGAGAGAGAAATCGAGGACTTTGCCAGGCAGATTCAGGAGGAAGGCCTTCTTGACGGACTTGATTTGGATAGTATCGACTTGAGTCGTGATGACGAGCTCAGTAGGCGCATCACCGAGGCGTACCGACGACGACAGAGGGAACGCGCGCGAGACACATCGCGGAGGAACAACGGAAGTAGTTATCAGTCATCATCACGGCACACAGAGCCTGGGCAGCCGGACTCCCGCATGCTGGCCCCGGACGGAAACAGGGCACCCAGAGGAAGACCCCGTCCTCATTCCAGATCAACAAGCGCAGCCAGTGCAGCCAGCGCTGCCAGCCAGACCGAGGAGCGAAGTCGACCACCGCCATCCAACCCTTCAGCAAATCTTGAGGTACAGGACACAGGTCGACGGACAAGGCGCAGGACCGCCAGCGGAAGCCGTAGTGCTACTGCACCGGTCTTTCCAACTACCAGCGAGGCCAGGCCTGCTGCCCGATCTTCAACTGATCTCACGTTGAGATCTCAAACCTCGGATCCGACTCAATCTCGACCTAGCTTCAGTGAGGGACGTAGCACCAGCACTCCTATTCACCATGGACCGTTCCCTAACCCATCCGAAGCTGCGGCGTCGACGGGCAACAATGGAAACCTGTCTTTTGCCAACCGGCAAGGAAACACATCAACCACCTCAGGTGCAGCGCAGTCTTCAACTGGCCACGCCGAACAAACAGCAGGACGCAGTAGTCGTTCCCGTCCTGCAGACCTCGCGATTGTTCACCAGACGGTGGCCAGTCCAGTCAGTAGCCCAACTGTCTCGGGACAGGGACATCAGAGAACCAGATCTCAACTATTTCCCGAGCCATCCATCAGCTGTGCTCGATGCAACAAACCACACATTGAGTATGAGCTTCACTACAACTGTTCCATCTGCGCCAGCGGCCAGTGGAACATGTGCCTCGACTGCTACCGAGCAGGCAAAGGTTGTCTTTACTGGTTTGGATTTGGTTACGGTGCCTGGTCCAAATGGGAAAAAACACGCCAACAGAAAGGAGATCCCTCAATGGCAAGGCCACACCTGCTCACAGCAAGTCGGTATCGACCTCCTCGCGCTACTCCCGGCGGCGCAGATGGTCGGAAAACCATGACGACCGACGATCCCCGGAATCGACTGGAGAGTGGCACATTTTGTGCCAGATGTTCTGCCTGGACAAATGAGTGTTACTGGCGCTGCGATGTTTGCAACGAAGGAGATTGGGGTTTCTGCAACAACTGCGTGAATCAAGGGAGATCATGCACGCATACTCTGCTGCCATTAGCTCATGAAGCAACACAGCCAGCTCAAAGCAGATCAGGAAGCCCGCCAAGATCACCAGGGAGACCTCCAGCAGCAACCATCTTCAAAGGACCCAACGCGTCAAACGCTGGCCCCTTCAAGCCCCTGACATTTGCGACACGATGCGATATCTGTCAGGATCCTATTCTCCCGAACAAGGCAAGGTATCACTGCTATCAATGCACAAGCTCTCTCGTTCCAGATGCGGCACCAGGCGATTACGATATTTGCGCATCTTGCTATGGCACTCTCGTCACTCAGCGTCAGATCAGCCCCGAGAACGGTCACGCcgggtggaggaggtgtcTTCACGGTCACAGAATGGTAGTTGTTGGATTCACTGACGGAAAGATCGGGCAGTGGAGGTACATCGCTCAGGACCTAGTTGGAGGTCGTGGCCTACGATTCGAGCCAGCCGACAAGCCGGAACATCGTGAGAAGGGACTTCAGAAATGGGTATGGCAACGCGGCGATCAGACAGCAGCTCGTCTCGTCACCAGGGACGTATCAGAAACAGCACCCTCCAGCGACGGCTCGACAAACTTTACACAGAGCTTCCCTCCGGATGGCGGGGTAGGCATGAAGGCGAGCGCGAGGTGGGGATGGTATCCCAAGTCGGGAGCAGACGACgagctcctcttccctcggGGGGCAGAAATCAAAGAAATTGAAGACGTGAACGGAGATTGGTACTTTGGGACATATATGGGCTCTCGGGGACTGTTCCCAGCGCCGTATGTGCGGCCGGATCAGAATTCCTCTTGAGAGCCTGGAGCATGGAGTAAGACAAGGGGTCGACGGCGCCTCATTGGATCAAGAGACTTATGATCAACGTTTCCAGGATATCACATCTTTCATATTTACTGCGTATATATCATTCAAATATCCATATCTCACAAAATTTGTCATCTTGAGCGTTATGGTGTcattgaggccatcatggaaCTCGGTGTGGATCCTCGCCGACAGCCCGGGATTGCGCCATAGCTGCCCGCCGGTTGCGGCCCCACCACATCTAGACGCTTTCCCTTCTTACCAAGCCAAAACCCTCCACAAAGCAACCTCGCTCGCCTGGGACTCTTTCGTTTCTGTTGCTCTGtcaattgacctcttccGAAGCTCGCGATCCTCTTGCTCCGTCCCAATGTTCCGTCACAGCGTCCGGCGGCTCGCCGTTGCTGCCGCAAAGGCTGCTGAGCCTAGCGCCCACACCATCGCCGTGTCCCAGGCCCAGGGCGTTTCTCGGGGTCTTACCGGAGGTTCGTAGCCCATGTGCCGTTCTGTGTGGTAGCTACACAAGCTAACTCCCCGCTGCAGCCATCGGAAACACCCCCCTCATCCGCCTCAACCACCTCTCCGAAGAGACGGGCTGCGAGATCCTCGGCAAGGCCGAGTTCATGAACCCCGGTGGCTCGGTCAAGGATCGTGCCGCCCTCTACGTGGTcaaggacgccgaggagCGCGGCCTGCTCAAGCCCGGCGGCACTGTGGTCGAGGGCACCGCCGGAAACACGGGCATCGGTCTCGCCCACGTCTGCCGGTCGCGGGGTTACAAGCTCGTCATCTACATGCCCAACACGCAGTCACAGGGCAAGATCGACCTCCTCCGGCTCCTCGGCGCAGAGGTCTATCCCGTCCCCGCCGTCGCCTTTGATAACCCCGAGAACTACAACCACCAGGCCCGCCGCCACGCCGAGCGACTTGACAACGCCGTCTGGACGAACCAGTTCGACAACACTGCCAACCGCCGGGCGCACATTGAGACTACAGGACCTGAGATCTGGGCTCAGACGCAGGGCAAGGTCGATGCTTTCACTTGCGCTACCGGTACCGCTGGCACTCTGGCCGGTATCACTCGGTATCTCAAGGAGGTTTCAAACGGCCGGGTGAAGAGCTTCCTCGCCGATCCTCCTGGCAGTGTTCTGCACTCGTACATCTCTTCAGGCGGCAAGCTCATTGAGCGCACGGGGTCCAGTATCACTGAGGGCATCGGCCAGGGCCGCATCACGGACAACCTCCAGCCCGATATCGGTCTCGTGGACGGCTCCCTGACCAtcgccgacgagaagagTATTGAGATGGTGTACCGCtgccttgacgaggagggcCTGTACCTGGGCGCCAGCTCGTCGCTCAACGTGGTGGCGGCCAAGGAGGTGGCCcagaagctgggcaaggGCCACACCGTCGTCACGGTTCTCTGCGACGGCGCCTACAGATACGCCGACCGGTTGTTCTCGCGCAAGTGGCtgacggagaagaagctcctgGGGGCCATCCCCAAGCACCTGGAGAAGTACATTGTTCTACCATAGATGGGGGCATGTTGTACAAAAAAGCTAGATGTTACAGAGTAAATTGTACATGGTCAAACGTTAAAATATCTTTTTCATGTCTATACCGACCACTGAGGCTCCCGGCCCGTCGTCAACTTGTATGTCTCAGCCCAGCTTTCAATATAGCGTGGGTCGGCCTTGATAAAGTCCTTGAGGTGCTGCTCCAGTGCGTCCCGGATGGGCGTCAGGTCCTTGGCAGCGTCGCCGAGGATCTCCTGGGCCAGCTCCATGCCCTTGATGTTCTGAGCCAGCGTGAGGATATAGAAGTTGACGGCAAGGTGGTTGTTCGTGTTGGGGTTCTCCTTGGTAAGGGGAGAGCGGGGGTTCAGGTCGGCGAGGACGGGGGAGTTGACCAAATCGTCAGTACCGAGGCGAGTCCAGGAGCTGGTGATAGACTCGACGTTGTCCTTGAGAGCCTGCACATCAACCTCTGCTGAGCTCTCGGCCGCCTGCTGCGCCTTGATCGACGAGGCTCGGGCGAAGAGGACCAGTCCTTGGACAACAGGGGATTGGTGTACCCGTTCCGTGGGTTTGGCGCCCTGGCCCTGGTGCTCTGGTCGCTGAATAAGGTCCAGAACCAGCTCAATCCACTTCAGAGCCTGCGCAGACTCGTTCGCCTCCCCGCTTGGCGAAGtgatcttgttgttgatctgggtcagaagaagaacaaggtggttcttcctcgtcaagcgGAGATTGGTCTTGCTGGACTGCTTGGCGCACTCAATGATGGCATAGGTCTGCTTGCTCTGTCCCGCCTTGCGGATGATCTTGTCGTAGTGGTAATTATGCAGGCGGATGCCGGCCTTCTTGTAGCCGGCGAGCAGGGTGCCGAGGTTGTCCCagtcctccttggtctccatGAGCTTCAGGACGTCTGAGAGGGCCTTCTTCGAGTTGGGGATCTCGGTGAAGcggtcgatggtggtgaacTTGtgctcgaggccgtcgagctCGATGACGACGGGGTTCTGCTGGATGAAGGATCGCATCTTGGGGTTGAAGACGAGCTCGCGCTGCTTCCTAGGGAGGTAGGCGGGGAGGATGATCTTTTCCTGAATCGTGCCGAGGGCCTCGTTGAGCTCGGTGTTTTCagtcttggagaagatggcgctcAATCCTACAATATTTAGCTGTTGGGCGGATAGAAGGACCTATCATGGCAACATACCATGGGCGGGAGATGAGCTGAATTGGCGGGCTGAAAGCGTAGGGACTCGCAGGTTGGCCAGTGGCCGAGCCACCGACGCCAATGACCTCTTGACCATTGTGATTGACTGAGGGGGATGACCTATGAGGCTATACAGAGAATATCCCAGCCGAATAATCGGTCTCGTTTCTACGACTGCTGCAAAGAAAAATGGACGGAGAAACTGTGGGGCCGAGCCAATCACACGCGGGAATTGGCATGCGGGACGTTGGAAGCTCCAGAAATTCTAAGCGTCGGATCAACCTCGAGATATCTACTCTCTGTTCACGACAAGCCACAAATCACAATGAACGTCGCCAGCGTGGGACGGCCGGTCGGCTGTCTCAAGACGGCCCTTCGACGGACGAGATTCCAGAGGTCGTTCCAGCGGTACAGCTCTTCGGGCAGCCTGGAGCCCAGGAAGTCGGCCGAGGTCCAGCCTCAGTT
Protein-coding sequences here:
- a CDS encoding Protein RER1 — its product is MNAPEPEQTPFEAVSVHTSKIARHYQALLDQSTPFVLYRWIGTVVCLFLFFLRILFAQGWYIVAYALGIYLLNLFLAFLQPKFDPSNEEIDNEMEDGSVGTLPTKQDEEFKPFIRRLPEFKFWYWATRAILISFVCSWFEVFNVPVFWPVLVMYWIILFVLTMRKQIQHMIKYRYVPFTVGKKNYAKNSS
- a CDS encoding RING-type domain-containing protein — protein: MEPPQAGLDLEKELTCSICTELLYRPLTLLDCLHTFCGACLKEWFSFQATTAERSPNPPVPGANIFTCPSCRAAVRDTAHNATVVTLLDMYIAANPDKDRSAAEKEEMAKKYKPGDQVLPKVNTHRTAEERRADEEDRRLVDEVRELSLQESGISSGPPRTRRRRESRSADDRGRSGRDRSLDSRQRRPGHRPRTDDGARHSADQLSEGERRHRRSDSRQRQIEHQSSIRSLISSADMSERDIEREIEDFARQIQEEGLLDGLDLDSIDLSRDDELSRRITEAYRRRQRERARDTSRRNNGSSYQSSSRHTEPGQPDSRMLAPDGNRAPRGRPRPHSRSTSAASAASAASQTEERSRPPPSNPSANLEVQDTGRRTRRRTASGSRSATAPVFPTTSEARPAARSSTDLTLRSQTSDPTQSRPSFSEGRSTSTPIHHGPFPNPSEAAASTGNNGNLSFANRQGNTSTTSGAAQSSTGHAEQTAGRSSRSRPADLAIVHQTVASPVSSPTVSGQGHQRTRSQLFPEPSISCARCNKPHIEYELHYNCSICASGQWNMCLDCYRAGKGCLYWFGFGYGAWSKWEKTRQQKGDPSMARPHLLTASRYRPPRATPGGADGRKTMTTDDPRNRLESGTFCARCSAWTNECYWRCDVCNEGDWGFCNNCVNQGRSCTHTLLPLAHEATQPAQSRSGSPPRSPGRPPAATIFKGPNASNAGPFKPLTFATRCDICQDPILPNKARYHCYQCTSSLVPDAAPGDYDICASCYGTLVTQRQISPENGHAGWRRCLHGHRMVVVGFTDGKIGQWRYIAQDLVGGRGLRFEPADKPEHREKGLQKWVWQRGDQTAARLVTRDVSETAPSSDGSTNFTQSFPPDGGVGMKASARWGWYPKSGADDELLFPRGAEIKEIEDVNGDWYFGTYMGSRGLFPAPCPPVAAPPHLDAFPSYQAKTLHKATSLAWDSFVSVALSIDLFRSSRSSCSVPMFRHSVRRLAVAAAKAAEPSAHTIAVSQAQGVSRGLTGAIGNTPLIRLNHLSEETGCEILGKAEFMNPGGSVKDRAALYVVKDAEERGLLKPGGTVVEGTAGNTGIGLAHVCRSRGYKLVIYMPNTQSQGKIDLLRLLGAEVYPVPAVAFDNPENYNHQARRHAERLDNAVWTNQFDNTANRRAHIETTGPEIWAQTQGKVDAFTCATGTAGTLAGITRYLKEVSNGRVKSFLADPPGSVLHSYISSGGKLIERTGSSITEGIGQGRITDNLQPDIGLVDGSLTIADEKSIEMVYRCLDEEGLYLGASSSLNVVAAKEVAQKLGKGHTVVTVLCDGAYRYADRLFSRKWLTEKKLLGAIPKHLEKYIVLP